A region from the Dendropsophus ebraccatus isolate aDenEbr1 chromosome 1, aDenEbr1.pat, whole genome shotgun sequence genome encodes:
- the BICD1 gene encoding protein bicaudal D homolog 1 isoform X2, giving the protein MAAEEVLQTVEDYKAEIERLTKELSETTQEKIQAAEYGLVVLEEKLSLKQQYDELEAEYDSLKQELEQLKEGHCRGIERLLCGT; this is encoded by the exons ATGGCTGCTGAGGAGGTGCTGCAGACTGTGGAGGATTACAAGGCTGAGATAGAGAGACTGACCAAGGAGCTGAGTGAGACCACCCAGGAGAAGATCCAGGCTGCAGAGTATGGGCTGGTGGTCCTGGAGGAGAAGCTCTCCCTCAAGCAGCAGTATGATGAGCTGGAGGCTGAGTATGACTCCCTCAAGCAGGAGCTGGAGCAACTCAAGGAG GGGCACTGCAGGGGAATTGAACGCTTGCTGTGTGGAACCTAG